TCAGGTCCGCATCCAGAACAACGCTCAGGGCTCCGGTACCATCGTCCAGAATGGACTTTATCCGCATATCATATATTCCTTCATCGACAACTCCGTGCACGCGACAGGTGTTCTTCTGTATCACCCGGCTGCACCGGGGACAACGGTTAATGAGTCCTGACCCTGGCCTGATAGATATCAGGCTGCCCTCAATGATCGCATCGTACACCCCGTCCCGCCCGGTAATACTATCCACCCTGACAGGTTCAGAATTGAACAGTGGAGCGAGTTCATCATTACTGATCTCGGTTTCAGATTTGCTTATGGGGGAAAACTCTCCCATATTGATAGTGGGGACTCCGCGCCATAATTTAATATAAGCATTTTTTACCTCTACGGTAGCCCCTTCAGAAAAGAGGGGATTTGGCACCCAGGATGTAAAGGGAAGTTTGGCAGAACGGTCAGCGGCGGTCCCGGAAACGATAGTCCGTGAGCCGTTCCTGGTAGTGATCTCTTTATGCTGGCATTCCAATATTCTGAATATGGTATGCACGGCCGCGGCTCCATCCACCAGGTCTGCCAGCAAAACCGCTTTATCAATTTTTGCCGTCGCGAGGGAATCCAGGGCTTCACGGTCCAATTTCTCGACTTTTGACCTGGGACCGAAATTAATCTCGGGCATACCCTGCCATGTCCTGATATATGCATTGGTAACCTTGACCACGTCACCCGGTTCAAGCCCGAAATCCTCCCATGCTGTAAAACTTTTAGCTCCGGTCTCATCTGCCATGGTGCCCATGAAAATACTACGTTCCTGCCCCTTAATACCCACTACCTTAAGATTGATATCCAGTATCCTGGCCGTAATTTCGATATCACGCTCTCCGCCGTGCAGGTCAGATAATCTTTTTGCTTCACTGACCCCGTATTTTTTAAGCAGACTCCTTTTTGCCTCTTCAGACGGCACCTTGAACTCAAGGAGTCTGGTAAGTTCTTCTTCAATAATAGCCCGATTCAGTGTTGTACCAAGCGCCCTAATTATTTCGTCCACAAGGGGCGCAATTTTCTCATTCATAGGCTGCCTCCTGTATACTTGACAGTCGTCTCCTGATATGGGCGCAAAGGATAAAAAAACATCGATACAGATTAGATAGAGTAACCTCATCAATAGTGCAATGTATCCTGACAGGGTCAAAGCCTTCTCAGAACGTGCCCTGGATTGGCTTGAAATGACTCCATTGAACAATACCAAGGAAGCATCACAGGCTGCCAGGGCATTATGTATCTGGGGCCGCGATACCAGCAGCTTCCTGGCATGGCTGGAGCAGGCCAGGTCGGGGGACCACTGGAAAGAAGGTAATTCTGTACGGAATACCGCAAGGGCATGTACTGCGCTGCTGGAATGCGGGGTAGCGTGCAGAGAATCATTGGACTGGCTTTTGGAAATGCAATCAGGTAATGGTTCATGGAACAATGATGTGTACGATACCTGTTATTGCCTGATGACCCTGGGAATCGCTGGCAAGGCGAACCGCACAGGAGTACAATGGTTGCTGGATACTTTTTCAGAGGACTGGAAACACCCTGGGGTCATTGCGCTCATCAATACCGCGCTCATTCACCAGGACCCGGAGGGCACAGCAGACGCCATCAGACATAATTCTTCGTGGTTGCTGGCGCACTGTAATGATGGTCACTGGAACTATACAGCCACATCATGCCTGGTGATGCAATCCCTGATACGTGATGGACACTCAGGGGATCTTGAGCGTTCTGTTTATTGGCTGCTGGACAGGATAGAGGAAAGTGAAAGTGGCTGGAACGTTTCTGTGGTTTCACTGGTTTTGATTACTCTTAAGATGTATTATTCACACAATACAGACCGATCATGACAAAAGCAGTAATGATAGCAGGGACCCACAGCGGTGTAGGCAAGACCACAGTAGCGCTGGGACTAATGGCGCTGCTTGCCCGCAGGGGCATGGCTGTGCAACCCTACAAAGTGGGCCCGGATTTCATTGACCCGTCACATCATACCGCTATCTGTAACAGGCCGTCCAGGAACCTGGACACCTATATCATGGGCACCGGGGCGGTCCAGAGCACCTACGCCCGGACCCTTGGCGACATTTCCATAATCGAGGGCGTGATGGGACTGTACGATGGTCTGAATTCATCAGATACCGCCAGCAGCGCCCATGTGGCAAAGACACTGGGTGTACCCGTGGTGCTGGTGGTCAATGTCCATGGCATGTCCCGCAGTGCGGCCGCCGTGGTGAAAGGTTACCAGACCCTGGACCCTGACATAAATATTGCAGGGTTGATACTGAACAGGGTAGGCAGTCCACGACACAGCAAACTGGTCGAGGATGCATGTAAAGGTGCAGGTATCGACATTCCTGTGATAGGGACACTGCCGTCCAACAAGGAATTGTCCCTGCCGTCCAGGCATCTTGGGCTTCACATGGCGCATGAACAGGAATGGGATTACAATAACCTGGCCGATTTTATTGAGCACAACATGGATGTGGATGTACTGCTGGACATTTCTCAAACGGCTCGAGAACCTGGTAGCCCGGGTGAAATTAAGACACCGCAGGCCGATGTCAGGATAGGCGTGGCATTGGACAGTGCCTTTTGTTTTTATTATCAGGATATGTTCGACGAACTTGAGCAATGCGGAGCTGAAATTATTACCTTCAGCCCGATGTCAGACCCCATGCCAGATATAGATGGCCTGATACTCGGTGGAGGCTATCCCGAGCTATTCTCTGCCCAGCTCTCGGCTTCGAATACGCGTTATGACATCAGGAAGGCAGCACAGGACGGCATGCCCGTATACGCCGAGTGCGGAGGGCTGATGTACCTGGGTACAAGCCTGGAAAGAGACGGGAAGACGTATGAAATGGCCGGGGTGTTCGACAGCGAATCCCGCATGGTACAGCGGTTCCAGGCTTTGGGATATACGGAAGCAGAAGTAATTGCTGATAATCATTTATTGGGTAAGGGGCAGACCGTGCGGGGGCATGAGTTCCATTATTCCATAACAGAACCAGGGCGTGATGCCAGGTTCGCATACAGGATGCGCAGGGGAAAAGGTATTTTCGATGGTCAGGACGGGCTGATGGTCTACAATACTCTTGCAAGTTACATGCACACTCATCCGGCTGCGGTGTCAATGGAGAGGTTCGTGAACTCCTGCAGGGAATACAGCCGGAAATGACAGTAACCGTTTGAGTGGATGGAAAAAAGGTTATCAACATATAATCCTAATACTCACGAAACGACTATTACGGATAATTATATGAGCATTGAAAAAACAGAATCTGACCGTTTCCTCATCGGATTATTCATTACCGGAGTGATATTGGTTTCAATAATCCTTTTCATTTTTTTCCAGTTCGGACTTATACGTGAGTTCTCGCTGGTATTCAGTACCCAGTTCCTGTCGGGCCGGGAGTTCGCTATGCTCAACGGGGCTTCCATGGAAATGTCCCTCTTCGTGATGATACTTGTCAGTTTCATATCCGATATTGGTTCATTGATGATAGGGCTGCCGATTTTTGTCATATTCCATGAAGAGTTAAAGCAGTTCACGCTGATGGCACCGTTCATGAACTTCTCGGAGATGATCACGTCCAATAAAAGTGGTTTGATGCACAAGTTCGGTCTCGTGGGAATTTTCATGATATGTTTCATCCCGTTCCAGATGACCGGGGGGCTGGCTACTGCATGTTTTGCAAAACTCCTGGGTTTTACGGTGCGTGAGATAATACCTGTGATCGCCATTGCGTCCCTTATCGCTTCTGTGTTCTGGGCAGTGACCGCTGATACGGTAATGAAATACCTGGGACCGGTCCAGGACTATATCCCCTCCTTCATTGTGCTGGTAGTGGCGTCTATTTTGATATATAATTTTGTGCATTACCGGAACAGGTAACCTCACTTTTCCCGCAGGTAGAATAAGCGGTTTGCTTCCCGCAGGTCTTCGGGAGTACCTACATCAATATGGTAGCCGGGAATGTCCCTGAACACCACCCTGCGCCCCCGTTCTATCATAACGTTAAAGGCATCTGCCAGCTGGTACTCGTTGTTCATGCCCGGCTCAATATGGCTGATGGCATCAAAAATTTCAGCACTCATGATATAGATGCCTGCAGACCCTTTTCGACTGGGTGCATCCTCAGGTTGCGGCTTTTCCACAATATCGGTCACGTCTATTCCATGGTATGCAATAATGCCGTGGCGGGTGGTGTCCTGGATATCTGTTACTCCCAGGGTCACGTCAGCTCCCTGTTGCAGGTGGAAATCCCGCAGGTCGCGCATGAAGGTCTTTGGATAGAAGAAATTGTCGCCCAGTATCACGGCAAAGTCGCTGTTCCCCACGACATGACGACCGGCATAGATGGCATTGGCAAGGCCCAGCCTTTCGTCCTGTACCACATAGGTGAGGTTCACTCCCATACGCTGTCCCGAGCCGAGGTAGTCCAGTATGGCATTCTTTTTCCAGCCCACCACGACAGTAATGTCGGTGATAGCCGCTTCCCTGAACGCGTCAATAACATGCTCGATGACAGCCTTGCCGCCCACCGGGAGCAGTTCTTTCGGGATGGCGTTGGTGTATGGTTTGAGCCTGGTCCCCATACCTGCGGCCGGGATGAGTCCTTTCAAGGTCTCAACCTTTTTTCGGGATTTCAATACCCTTGACCAGTTCCAGCTTCTTAACCATCCGGTTCATGGTCTTGCGCATGGAACGGTGCCCTTCTTCATCCTCGGCAGCGCCCTCGGCCATCCGGTCCTGTGACCAGAATGTACCACCCAGGTTTGCACCGAAGGAGCCACCGCCGACAGGTATCATCTCGCTGATGA
This genomic window from ANME-2 cluster archaeon contains:
- a CDS encoding cobyrinate a,c-diamide synthase, which codes for MTKAVMIAGTHSGVGKTTVALGLMALLARRGMAVQPYKVGPDFIDPSHHTAICNRPSRNLDTYIMGTGAVQSTYARTLGDISIIEGVMGLYDGLNSSDTASSAHVAKTLGVPVVLVVNVHGMSRSAAAVVKGYQTLDPDINIAGLILNRVGSPRHSKLVEDACKGAGIDIPVIGTLPSNKELSLPSRHLGLHMAHEQEWDYNNLADFIEHNMDVDVLLDISQTAREPGSPGEIKTPQADVRIGVALDSAFCFYYQDMFDELEQCGAEIITFSPMSDPMPDIDGLILGGGYPELFSAQLSASNTRYDIRKAAQDGMPVYAECGGLMYLGTSLERDGKTYEMAGVFDSESRMVQRFQALGYTEAEVIADNHLLGKGQTVRGHEFHYSITEPGRDARFAYRMRRGKGIFDGQDGLMVYNTLASYMHTHPAAVSMERFVNSCREYSRK
- a CDS encoding small multi-drug export protein, translating into MSIEKTESDRFLIGLFITGVILVSIILFIFFQFGLIREFSLVFSTQFLSGREFAMLNGASMEMSLFVMILVSFISDIGSLMIGLPIFVIFHEELKQFTLMAPFMNFSEMITSNKSGLMHKFGLVGIFMICFIPFQMTGGLATACFAKLLGFTVREIIPVIAIASLIASVFWAVTADTVMKYLGPVQDYIPSFIVLVVASILIYNFVHYRNR
- a CDS encoding NTP transferase domain-containing protein — protein: MKGLIPAAGMGTRLKPYTNAIPKELLPVGGKAVIEHVIDAFREAAITDITVVVGWKKNAILDYLGSGQRMGVNLTYVVQDERLGLANAIYAGRHVVGNSDFAVILGDNFFYPKTFMRDLRDFHLQQGADVTLGVTDIQDTTRHGIIAYHGIDVTDIVEKPQPEDAPSRKGSAGIYIMSAEIFDAISHIEPGMNNEYQLADAFNVMIERGRRVVFRDIPGYHIDVGTPEDLREANRLFYLREK